From one Bacteroides fragilis NCTC 9343 genomic stretch:
- a CDS encoding SMI1/KNR4 family protein, whose product MNMKIELENCQKSLTLKDFEEIESKLGYALPERLKEFYLQYNGGSTKQTASINKYQEVEIEDFFPFKYNKDFKNDPRYTAEGETLELRKAGAISDSILIFAMESTDEGRITIDLVNGKIYLYPIVGMQDVIFNFEEPRLVANSIDDFFDNLVVLDGHKAIPAIEEIEEGQTETAGVMPELSDCSASLTKEDIKNFEVELNVKIPAGMKNFYLKFNGGMPSPYCYQPQDEDLDRVEINAFFPIKERTNAFETIEVIAKGIWSRNLMPCNLLPFAMDSGGNYYALNLKNKKIYYYLTDEWDENASREYNFETNTRYIAQSFNYFINHFIEEEE is encoded by the coding sequence ATGAATATGAAAATAGAATTAGAAAATTGCCAAAAAAGTCTTACTCTCAAAGATTTTGAAGAAATAGAGAGCAAATTGGGTTATGCCTTGCCGGAAAGACTGAAAGAGTTCTATTTACAATATAATGGAGGTTCTACGAAACAGACCGCAAGCATAAATAAATATCAAGAGGTGGAAATTGAAGATTTCTTCCCATTCAAATATAACAAGGATTTTAAGAATGACCCCAGATATACGGCAGAAGGCGAAACATTAGAGTTAAGAAAAGCAGGAGCTATATCTGATAGCATTCTTATTTTTGCTATGGAATCTACCGATGAAGGTCGGATTACCATAGACTTGGTTAATGGAAAGATCTATCTTTACCCTATTGTGGGGATGCAAGATGTAATCTTCAATTTTGAAGAGCCACGACTTGTTGCAAATTCAATAGATGATTTCTTTGACAATCTCGTTGTTTTGGACGGGCACAAAGCAATTCCAGCAATAGAAGAAATCGAAGAGGGACAAACGGAAACAGCAGGTGTAATGCCTGAACTTTCGGACTGTTCGGCTTCGCTAACAAAAGAAGATATAAAGAATTTTGAGGTTGAGTTGAATGTAAAAATTCCGGCAGGCATGAAGAACTTTTACCTCAAGTTCAACGGTGGTATGCCATCACCATATTGTTATCAACCGCAGGACGAGGATTTGGATCGGGTGGAGATAAATGCGTTCTTTCCGATAAAGGAACGCACCAATGCTTTTGAAACAATTGAAGTCATAGCCAAAGGTATATGGAGTAGGAATTTAATGCCATGCAACCTGTTGCCTTTTGCTATGGATTCGGGTGGAAACTATTATGCGTTGAACTTGAAGAATAAAAAGATTTACTATTACTTGACTGACGAGTGGGACGAAAACGCTTCAAGAGAATACAACTTTGAAACAAATACTCGTTACATCGCCCAGTCATTCAATTACTTTATAAATCATTTCATCGAAGAAGAGGAATAA
- a CDS encoding immunity 22 family protein translates to MSKIMIWVGQFDSEADFEKYMDQSAFRQWWKEYDEDNKELRCQFCKELGVMDYDEDSLIMKYSSEGLENLLNVIPADTDKIKEILRAKKITVANAAIMYNSHEGISLQKATNTVSVSFLGSFIFELNPTGTTASTAGLKYMTWIGHTDKNETEFMEYFNQEQYLKELEAYESGQSKKRPNPEHRCQFCKDLGIKFYYPEFLRIKIDKTCTMNSVQLIQSVIIDNNVLDCWVEKSLNRNGLNNASNNCTFCYIPNGFRDKKKNQKVFILKENMKGHLGIPKKYVEEIADYNGLRYLSTFEWE, encoded by the coding sequence ATGAGCAAGATAATGATATGGGTCGGTCAATTCGATTCCGAAGCTGACTTTGAGAAATATATGGATCAATCGGCTTTCCGTCAATGGTGGAAAGAATACGATGAAGACAATAAGGAACTTCGTTGCCAGTTCTGTAAAGAGCTTGGTGTAATGGACTATGACGAAGATTCTCTTATTATGAAATATTCTTCTGAAGGACTTGAGAATCTGTTGAATGTTATTCCGGCAGACACAGATAAAATCAAGGAAATACTAAGAGCGAAAAAAATAACTGTCGCAAATGCGGCAATCATGTATAATAGCCATGAGGGTATATCATTGCAGAAAGCGACGAATACCGTATCGGTATCCTTCTTGGGCTCTTTTATTTTTGAACTTAATCCGACTGGTACAACAGCCTCGACTGCCGGTTTGAAATATATGACATGGATTGGGCATACCGATAAAAATGAAACCGAATTTATGGAGTATTTTAATCAAGAGCAATACCTCAAGGAGTTGGAAGCGTATGAATCCGGTCAGAGCAAAAAGCGTCCCAATCCCGAACATCGTTGTCAGTTCTGTAAAGACTTAGGTATAAAATTCTATTATCCAGAGTTTTTAAGAATTAAAATTGACAAAACATGTACAATGAATTCTGTTCAATTAATTCAATCAGTTATAATAGACAATAATGTACTTGATTGTTGGGTTGAAAAATCATTAAATAGAAATGGCCTTAATAATGCCTCAAATAATTGTACTTTCTGCTATATCCCGAATGGTTTTAGAGATAAAAAGAAAAACCAAAAAGTTTTTATTCTTAAAGAAAACATGAAAGGTCATCTTGGCATACCTAAAAAATATGTTGAAGAGATTGCGGACTATAATGGTCTTCGTTACTTATCAACATTTGAATGGGAATAA
- a CDS encoding Imm19 family immunity protein, with the protein MNVISEKEYSFSNALFWNVMLHHHIRAFDEERDANFDEVWDEELVPTLLDEKKYKKYWCWLSQIDLKTSENQGEIEIPRTLTLPIGSDIVLTIEFHPCCTYYFLNDTLIGEVSGNFHLKYLTYSELMRITKEKYGDVLFHLLLPLSAIKEKEKDTALFEIVQRLQQIPLFKEHSEYIGKCILNGLLVSNSDIQENSKIGTICTSNHSYRNALIYDDEKQEIKELNILLSKL; encoded by the coding sequence ATGAATGTAATATCAGAAAAAGAATATTCGTTTTCAAATGCGCTTTTTTGGAACGTAATGTTACATCATCATATTCGAGCCTTTGATGAAGAAAGGGATGCGAATTTTGATGAAGTATGGGATGAAGAACTTGTACCAACATTGTTGGATGAAAAGAAGTACAAGAAATATTGGTGTTGGCTATCTCAAATTGATTTGAAAACATCCGAAAATCAAGGTGAAATAGAAATCCCAAGAACTCTAACACTTCCTATCGGCAGCGATATTGTATTGACAATAGAATTTCATCCTTGCTGTACATATTATTTTTTGAATGACACTTTAATCGGGGAAGTTAGTGGCAACTTTCACTTGAAGTATCTCACATATTCGGAATTAATGAGGATTACAAAAGAGAAATATGGAGATGTACTGTTTCATTTACTCTTACCTTTGTCTGCAATCAAAGAAAAGGAAAAAGATACAGCACTTTTTGAGATTGTCCAACGATTGCAACAAATTCCCTTATTCAAGGAACATTCCGAATATATAGGTAAATGTATCTTGAACGGATTATTAGTATCCAACTCTGACATACAGGAAAATTCCAAGATAGGAACGATATGTACAAGTAATCATTCGTATAGAAATGCTTTGATATATGATGATGAAAAGCAGGAAATAAAGGAGCTAAATATTCTTTTGTC